The window TGGGTGTTTGTATGTGGGCCGGCTTGCATGAGAGTATGATTAAACCACAATTATTGACCCTTCTCTGCTAGAATCGTACATTTATGTGAAATTCATTGACTTTTACAATTTGTAAAGTAgattttgtgtgatttatctttgACTTTTTCACACTTTATACAAGGAAAAAGTATACTACTTCATTGCTTATAAAAAGATGTTATTGTACACATGTTTTATAACAACCttagtattttgttttgtcttaAGTTCGGTGTATTTGAAGCTATTTCCCATTAAAAGAAATGAGATAAGTTTTacactttctaattttttatttcataatggtaataaataaaattgttttcctttatatcttaaatttaaaGCAGCCATGATCATATATAAACTACAAGtttaagatttttatatatacttataataatggtttatatgtgtatatatatatatatgtatgaggatccctgatcctatgttaatataatatacatagtTTGATCGATGATTTTCCTGTTGAACCCTGTTTGTATATTGgttttcttaataaaatcttTTGAGAGACATGATCTTTAGTAGTTGAAAGAACGATTCTGTCATCTTTGGAATACaatattatgttattatataatttcaatttgtttccaTTACTCATCTCTCAATTTATATGATAAGATTTCTCTAAGCCAAGTAATATAGAAATTTTTTGGGTGGCATTATATTTAGAAGTGTAGAGTATATAAAAGCATAAACaacaattgataaaaaaaaaagtgtttccaTTTATGGTTGTTAAGAAATCTTCAATATATCTCTCTCACTCTATCTATTGCTAGTTGTGTCTAGCTGTCTCTAGCTTTGTGAAATAATTGACAAGAGATCTTTGCTTGGATTTTGTTTTCCCTTGCTATTGAAGAATCTGGATCACCATTTACATATCTTGTGATGACATATTAatatgttggtttttttttgtgtgggcCGGCTTGCATGAAAGTATGATTAAGCCACAATTGTTAACTCTTCTCTGCTAGAATCATACATTTATGTGAAATTCATTGACTTTTACAACCCGTAAAGTAgattttgtgtgatttatctttgACTTTTCACACCCTTATACAggagaaaaagtaaagaaaaaaaatactacttCATTTCTTATGAAAAGATATTATTACACAAATGTTTTACAACAACattagtattttgttttgtcttaAGTTTGGTGTATTGAAGCTATTTCCAATTAAAGAAATGAAGTAAGTTTtacactttcaatttttttatttcataatggTAATAAATAAACTTATTCACAATGGAGGAATGTTTTTTGTATATGACCATGGTAGAGACTAGTAAAACCTTTTTATGGAACACCATCATTAATGGTATTTGTGCTGAAAGAAAGATTGTACTAGCTGTTGCTTCATCAAGAATTACATCACTTTTATTTCTCGGAGGTAGAAGTGCCCACTCTAGATTCAAAATCCCAATAAATATTGGAGAATGCTCTACATGTATAATCAACAAGCAAACTCAACTTGCAagattaattaaagaaacaactTTGATTGTTTAGAATGAAACTCCTATGGTTCATAAGAATTGTCTTGaagcaataaataaaaacttttacagTTGAACTATGTaaagccagaatacttgaagCAAAGAGCTATAATCACATCGTTCAATGAAACCGTTGATATATTAATGAaacaatcaacaacaaaattgaAGCTGATGAGCAGAAGTATTTAAGCTCAGATTACATCTCTAAAGCTTCTACATTTATTGAAGCAAATGCACTATTATATACAACTGATTTTCAAATTGGGTTGTGTGATTATGCTGATAAAAAACATTAGCCAATAGCTGTCTCTAGCCGTATGAAATAATTAACAAGAGATCTTTGCTTGGATTTTATTTTCCCTTGCTACCAAAAGATCTGGATCACCACTTACATATCTTGTGATGACATCAcgatgtttattttctttttttcttttgtgtttatttgtgtGTGGGCCGGCTTGCATAGTGGTATGATCAAGCCACAATTGTTGACTCTTCTCTGTTAAAATCATACATTTATGTCAAAATTCATTTACTTTTGCAACCTGTAAAccaaattttgtataatttatttttaacttttcacACCCTTATATAggggaaaaaggaaaaacaaatactATTTCATTgcttataaaaatatgttactGCACAAATGTTTTACAACAACATAAgtatttggttttgttttaagTTTGGTACATTGTCAGCTATTTTCCCATTAAAGAAATGAGGTAAGTTTTACACTTTCTAATTTTAttacataatggtattaaataaaattgttatcctttaatatatttatcttattatatctaaaatttaaagCAACCATGATCAAATGAGACTAACAATAATTACCAAATTGTCTAATGCTttgattaaggttttgtttgattttactttattttccaaattttatcTAATAACAACTTTATAGATGTGCTATATAAAATCTaattaatttgtgttttctattagaaatttataattttagcattaaatcatcaatataaattatatgCCTAAAATATAGTACTAATGCCATACTCTTAatgaaagtaaaggagaagtcaTATATTAACTACAAGTTTAagctttatatataataataataagggtgtatatatatatatatatatatatatatatgaggattcGTAATCTAAGAATGAccatagatttcaaatctaaggatgtccatagtagccatcgTATGGCAACCCAACAACACCTACATTACtctagaaaaccctaattcaactgtttttccaaactatatatatacatatatgattgcATGGaactatatatagagagataagATACTGAACAATCTTGCAACAATTAACATTGTATATCTATGGACATACCGGACTTACAATGCATCAGGCTACTCTGTCACCAGAGAAGACGATCTAGAGGATCAACGGGGTACTTAGGAGTACGAAGGAGACCATTGGGATGTTATGCAACGGAGATTACAAACCCTTATACTAAGAAGAGACATTGGTTAGGCACGTTTGATACATCGGAGGAAGCATCATTGGCTTATGACATGTCATCAATCACCTTTAGTGGTATCGATAAAGCTCAGACTAATTTTTCCTATATGTTTCGTATTATGCCTTCTCCACCTCCACCACCTCCGCCACCTTCTCCACTACCACCTCCGCCACCTCCTCCTTCATAGGAAGAGAAGGAATATTGATTTGAGTATAACTTTGATATTAGTGATCATGACGATGATTGGATCAGTATTACCACCATTTTGTAGAGTTTTTGCCAATCGAatgcatttcttcatctttgataCTATAACAATCATGATGTCCATCACTTGCAATGTTGTACTGCAGAATCAAAGCTATGTTCTTGAGAAGAATAAGATAACTGAGAtgagttttgttttgaatgaaataggttttttatttatattttgttgttagAAGATGAATATAGTTTAATCATCAAGACCTTTGTGAAAGTGATCAAagacttatataatatatatatatatatatatatgcaagcacAAGTTGCATTAATTCTCAAATGGGTTATTAGCTATCATATTCTTTCATATAtactaaattaatatatataatttaatcaattaagaaatgCATATGGGAAAAATGTAAGCACAATAATGTAACAATTAGTGATTGTATACTATAATATCTGttaagaaaaatatcaaatgcaTTTCTACCATAAAAACATATTCATCAACCATATGATAGTAGTATAATATATTACCTTTTACATCTAGATGGATTCATCTATTATGTTTGTCCCCTCTGCTGATTCAAGGTAGGGATTTATCCAACACCTATCATTTGCTATTGCATTATCCTATCTCTGCTTAAAGAACATCATCTTAGCATATACACATCTATATATTGATCTTTGTTATATTAATAgaaacttcaaccaatttataCTTCAAAAATATCTAACATattacattcattaaaaaaactacaTCTACAATACAAGATTACAAACACAGAAAACTAGAAAAAACCTAAACAATACAAATATTACATAAGTTCTGAAggcaaattaaattcatattttcatcTACAAAGTGGGCTGCAAAACTCTCTCACTAATCCATCTTCACGTAACCATCTATTGTAAATAATATCATTGACATTCCGACCACAAAATTCTGTCACACTCCATGACCTCCTTTTTCCATCCATTTTGCCTTTTTATACTCCATATTGGCAATTGTTTATCGCTCCCATGGAGAACCTCCTTGGCGACCTCTTTCCCTACCAAAGCATGTTTATAGGGATAAATAGACACACGTGGTCTGCAACATATCTGCTTTGAATGTCAATAGCCCTATCACGAGGATGGTCGCCGGTTTTGTATGACTGCGTGCACTCACCCACTTTTTGATGACTTGGGATGTGAGGGCGTGCCAATACACGCCTACCACGTGTGTGTAGGATACATCGTCTTGATCCTAAACATCGGTGGTTACCTTCCACCTGGACACGTGGGCGCCATTTCCACAACCTTTAGCGGCACAATTGGCGAGTCACTCTCTGCTTGTCATTCTTGATAAATGTAAAGTTAAAATTGCGTTTGATAgcaaaattcctaagtgcaTCCTTAAAATATTCAACTTTGTCAGAGCGATCACCGACTTCCATTGAAACAATCTCATAGATCTTGATGAAGGTCGGATGGATAAAACACCCCCGGAGTTGTTGATGGGGTGGAAATGTGGCCATGTTGAGCGACATACTCTCCGAAAATGAATCTTTGTAGTGTACACGTCGGATAAGTTTAAGTGAAATCATGGCACTTTTTCATCTTAATCAAACAACTTTAAATGAAATCGGATAAATTTAAGTTCAAATCGAGGACGAGTTTAGcgaaatcaaaaaaatttttactcGAAATCGCATAATTATAGCGAAATCAAAGAAGTTTAAAGCGAAATATAACAATTTTAAGCGAAATCGGATAAGTTTAAGCAAAAATAGTTTACTCTTAAGCGGAGGGACGAAAATAGTTTTAAAGCGAAATCAAAAAGTTAGCGAGAACATAAATTGTGCAGCGTAGTGAAATTTAAAGCGGAATATATAATATTCACAAAAAGAAGGGTTtgagaattaaaaattaaaaataataattaaaaatcaaaataatggtTGGAGATAAAGGGAGCAGAACCCGTGCCTCTCGCATCTAAAAGCAGCGCTCTTCCATTTAAGCCGAGTTTAAGTGATATCGGTTAATGTTAAGcgaaaaacaaatttttaaatagaagccgGACAAATATAAGTTGAAATAGATAATGGTAAATGATATCTCGGGAAATTAACTTGAGAAAGTGCATACAATAAGTGACTACTCTATATACTATCgcgaaatattatttatgaatgaggACATAATGTAGAAGGCTGAAATCAAATATGCACATCAAGAGAAGAAAGGATATTTATAGCGGGAGTGAAGAACACAATGGCGTGTCTCGACATTTGCCATCTGCGATCAACAATAAAGTAAGCAGTGtgtattattttagtatttgatatatttggcaTCTACGCTTAAGTTAATTTTAGAATCAATGGGACAAATAGTTCAGGTTTTGCACTcgggtgtgacaaacttcacttTCCGATTACGCTGATGTCAGACTCCCATCTTTGACATATCTCATCTAGAATTGACTCCCAAGGAGTCACACTGGCCATGTTGGAGGACTCGGCCCTCCCTATACCTAGAAGCTCGCATAAAGGTATCTATTGGCTTCCCTGCATGGAAAGCATGGTCGACAATTGCATGACCACACCAAAAACAAGTGTGGGAAGCTCACATGAATTGTCTTATGGtgaagaaatatttaaaagtacAAAgagtgcaaaaataaaaacgaACAATGGGAAGTGACAAAATCTATCTATCCTGCGTGAGATGgaaacaaaaccaacaaaaaggatgatggaagaagaagaagaaggcggcTTGGGTTAAAGAAGCATGTAAAAGTTAAAAGCTGACAAACGTACTATTTTTCCAAAAGTTGACAAGACGTCGACTTTTCCCTCCAACTAACAGGGCAAAAATGGAATATTAAATGAGAGTTAATGCGGCAGATTCTGACCCAGCAAACCGTCGAGCAAAATAAGAGGATTTGTCTGTCAAAATTCAAATGTCGAGAGGACTTTTTAGGGAAGTTTAGAAAACTTTCGAGGactaaaaatgaaattttcctaaatttcattgtatttaagatattttaaaaatcaaagaaaagtatataaaattaaaattttaaatataatatttaactaattttatttttaattaattattaaaacatgtattatattattttttataaatttcaataattattataactattttcatattttattattaattcgaGCTCAACTAATTCGTACCTagttgaacccattgacccttGACCTCTGGTTTTGGGTCGGGTCAATGGCCGAATGGTTGACTACCTGGATAATATATGACATAATAAAAGAGTTAATAGTGCTCTGAGGCCTCTGACACACGcacacctatatatatatatatatataattaaataattaataattatatttcgcTTATGGAAAATGaaactctttatttatttattattttgattctacTCGACtgacatataaaataaattaaataaaataataaattattatattcgataaattgatgttgagtgataataaaaatagcaactagaaatatttttgtttacattttatGATCGGACACTATGCTAAGATTGGTGTGATACATAATTATCGAATTTTTGTGGGATA of the Dioscorea cayenensis subsp. rotundata cultivar TDr96_F1 unplaced genomic scaffold, TDr96_F1_v2_PseudoChromosome.rev07_lg8_w22 25.fasta BLBR01000556.1, whole genome shotgun sequence genome contains:
- the LOC120254638 gene encoding ethylene-responsive transcription factor LEP-like; amino-acid sequence: MDIPDLQCIRLLCHQRRRSRGSTGYLGVRRRPLGCYATEITNPYTKKRHWLGTFDTSEEASLAYDMSSITFSGIDKAQTNFSYMFRIMPSPPPPPPPPSPLPPPPPPPS